A window from Citrus sinensis cultivar Valencia sweet orange chromosome 5, DVS_A1.0, whole genome shotgun sequence encodes these proteins:
- the LOC127902807 gene encoding basic blue protein-like, protein MAQARGSAIIAVATVLLLLMHCNIGSATTFKVGDDGGWVFGVQNWPEGKTFKCGDILEFNYDPQRHNVIIVDQEGHDSCKPASDAKKFQTGKDQIVLNHGKNFFICGVPTHCSDHGMKLEINVE, encoded by the exons ATGGCTCAGGCGAGAGGCAGTGCAATTATTGCAGTAGCAACAGTGCTATTGTTGCTGATGCATTGCAATATTGGCTCTGCAACGACCTTCAAGGTTGGAGATGATGGCGGTTGGGTCTTTGGTGTGCAAAATTGGCCTGAAGGAAAAACCTTCAAGTGTGGTGATATACTTG AATTCAACTATGATCCACAAAGACACAATGTAATCATTGTAGATCAAGAGGGTCATGATTCATGCAAACCTGCGAGTGATGCTAAGAAGTTTCAAACAGGAAAGGATCAGATTGTGCTCAACCATGGCAAAAACTTCTTTATCTGCGGAGTCCCGACGCACTGCAGTGACCATGGAATGAAATTAGAGATCAACGTGGAGTAG